Proteins encoded in a region of the Coffea eugenioides isolate CCC68of chromosome 4, Ceug_1.0, whole genome shotgun sequence genome:
- the LOC113768112 gene encoding root phototropism protein 3-like, producing the protein MKNDKLALPESITTFAGRTTQFGAECWFDDACILDMDYFVKTVSGIKAKGVRPELIGSIIAHYSSKWLPDLSGSGDEVEKSLINLEESPDSVTSSWMKKRFFVETLVGILPPEKDSVPCTFLLRLLRTACMVGVEPTYRVELEKRISWQLDQASLKDFMIPSFSHTSGTLLDVELALRLVKRFLNLDETFRSGAALMKVAKLVDSYLAEAAVDSNLALSDFIALAGALPAHARSIDDGLYRAIDTYLKAHRGVSKQERKNLCRLIDSRKLSAEASLHAAQNERLPVRAVIQVLFSEQAKLNKQIDWSGSFSGTRSPNMGLDLPARCMSKREMNAQQLEIKKLKEDVLRLQSQCMNMQGQIERLLEKKKGLFSWKKIVMPSFRANKLTNVEGEGDFGRQTPVDVKTRLVQGKKPPKWRNSMS; encoded by the exons ATGAAGAATGACAAACTGGCCTTGCCAGAGTCCATCACTACTTTTGCGGGCAGAACGACACAATTTGGAGCAGAATGTTGGTTTGATGATGCTTGCATTCTTGATATGGATTACTTTGTTAAGACTGTATCCGGAATTAAAGCCAAGGGAGTACGGCCTGAATTGATTGGTTCAATCATCGCCCATTATTCATCCAAGTGGCTTCCTGACTTGTCAGGTTCAGGGGATGAGGTAGAAAAAAGCCTGATAAATCTTGAAGAATCCCCTGATAGCGTCACATCTTCTTGGATGAAGAAGAGGTTTTTCGTCGAAACCCTGGTCGGAATCCTCCCCCCTGAGAAGGATTCTGTCCCCTGTACCTTCCTTCTGAGGCTGCTCCGGACCGCCTGCATGGTTGGTGTTGAGCCCACTTACAGGGTCGAGTTAGAGAAGAGAATTTCTTGGCAGCTTGACCAGGCTTCGCTCAAGGATTTCATGATACCGTCTTTTAGTCATACTTCTGGGACATTGCTTGACGTTGAACTGGCTCTTAGACTGGTCAAAAGGTTCTTGAATTTGGATGAAACTTTCAGAAGTGGAGCTGCATTGATGAAGGTGGCTAAGCTTGTGGACTCTTACCTTGCTGAAGCTGCGGTGGACTCCAATTTGGCGTTGTCTGATTTCATTGCTCTTGCTGGAGCACTCCCTGCTCATGCTCGTTCTATTGATGATGGCTTATACAGAGCCATTGACACCTATCTCAAA GCACATCGGGGAGTATCaaagcaagaaaggaagaatCTTTGCCGATTAATCGACAGCAGAAAACTGTCAGCAGAGGCCTCGTTGCATGCTGCCCAAAACGAGCGTTTGCCGGTGCGGGCAGTAATTCAAGTGTTATTCTCAGAGCAAGCAAAGCTCAACAAGCAGATCGACTGGAGTGGATCCTTCAGCGGCACCCGTAGCCCGAACATGGGGCTAGATCTCCCTGCCAGGTGCATGTCAAAGCGAGAAATGAATGCTCAGCAGTTGGAGATCAAGAAGCTCAAAGAAGATGTTTTAAGGCTTCAAAGCCAATGCATGAACATGCAAGGACAAATTGAGAGATTATTGGAGAAAAAGAAGGGACTTTTCAGTTGGAAGAAGATTGTAATGCCTTCGTTTAGAGCCAACAAGTTAACTAACGTTGAAGGAGAAGGTGATTTTGGAAGACAAACTCCTGTTGATGTCAAGACTAGGCTTGTCCAAGGCAAAAAACCACCCAAATGGAGGAATTCTATGTCTTGA